A single genomic interval of Lacrimispora sphenoides JCM 1415 harbors:
- a CDS encoding carbohydrate ABC transporter permease, with protein sequence MRKADKKGWLLKITIGAVLLSAALLAMAPFIYMMLVSLTQKTVLDLNFENAEFSFINYNRVFRNFNLATNLANSIIVTVSACVLNCVISSMAAYAFAKKKFPFRDQLFNIYLATLMIPGQVTLIPVFTIMKKLGLMNTYPALFLPIINAFGVFLIRQFMVTIPDELLEAASIDGCGENRIFISIVIPLIKSVMVSLMIFTFITCWNDFLWPLVIVTKPERQTLTLAISALKGSYSTNYGLVMAGSTLTFLPPFLLYIFLQKQFVEGIAMSGIKG encoded by the coding sequence ATGAGGAAAGCGGACAAGAAAGGCTGGTTATTAAAAATTACCATCGGGGCGGTTCTTTTATCCGCTGCGCTTCTGGCTATGGCTCCTTTTATCTATATGATGCTGGTATCATTGACACAGAAAACAGTGCTGGATTTAAACTTTGAAAATGCAGAATTCAGTTTTATTAACTATAACCGCGTATTCCGAAATTTCAATCTGGCTACCAATCTGGCCAACAGTATCATTGTGACAGTTTCAGCCTGTGTGCTCAACTGCGTCATCTCTTCAATGGCTGCTTATGCTTTTGCCAAGAAGAAGTTTCCGTTCCGCGACCAGTTGTTTAACATTTATCTTGCCACATTGATGATTCCAGGGCAGGTAACTCTGATTCCTGTATTTACCATCATGAAAAAGCTGGGGCTCATGAATACTTACCCTGCGCTTTTTTTACCAATTATCAATGCTTTTGGCGTTTTTTTGATCAGGCAGTTTATGGTGACCATACCGGATGAGCTTCTGGAAGCAGCCAGTATTGATGGATGTGGTGAGAATCGGATATTTATTTCTATCGTGATACCGCTGATTAAGTCGGTTATGGTATCTTTGATGATTTTTACTTTTATCACCTGCTGGAATGATTTCCTCTGGCCGCTGGTAATCGTGACGAAACCGGAGAGGCAAACATTGACACTTGCGATTTCTGCGCTGAAGGGAAGTTATTCAACGAACTATGGCCTGGTTATGGCAGGCTCTACATTGACTTTTTTGCCACCATTTCTTCTGTATATCTTCCTTCAGAAACAGTTTGTGGAAGGAATTGCGATGAGTGGAATCAAAGGATAA
- a CDS encoding DUF4091 domain-containing protein, with protein sequence MVRYEFFLTHSLEKVFPDCMPETWKPGWNLEGFRNEIVSFQLIYTALDGERGMPQQKFRIQVSGAKARMRKVGLVPSDYPCYAEYDTNYITTKAGMFPDVLLPFDGTVIPVPGQMRSIWIDIDLRNLETGSHEITITAEAEEVTTCANGVMIHNPYAVEQNWKQTLQLQVLPAVLPEQRLLHTEWFHADCLADYYNVEAFGEEHWQIVENYIRFAGEECGINLLLTPVFTQPLDTAVGGDRTTVQLVEVIRKKGQYRFGFDKLERWCKLCRKYGIENLEIAHFFTQWGAYATPKIIAETENGKEQIFGWEVEAVSAEYRYFLESFVPALLGKLADLGYEKNQLFFHISDEPGEEHLESYLAAKKQVTDLLEGYTIVDALSSYEFYKQGIVEHPIPADDHIQPFIDHGVEDLWVYYCCVQCVDVPNRFYAMPSARNRIMGVLMYLYRIKGFLHWGYNFYNSAFSLRHIDPYAETHAGFAFPSGDPYLVYPGEGGSVVSSIRNQVQMEAFYDLRAMDLLESLSNRETVESLILEGEMEKMTFKSYPSSSNYLFELRRKINREIIKRI encoded by the coding sequence ATGGTACGCTATGAGTTTTTTTTGACACATTCCCTGGAGAAGGTATTTCCGGATTGTATGCCGGAAACATGGAAGCCGGGCTGGAATCTGGAGGGATTCCGGAATGAAATAGTATCTTTTCAGCTGATATACACTGCCCTGGATGGAGAGCGGGGGATGCCGCAGCAGAAATTTCGCATCCAGGTATCCGGCGCAAAGGCGAGAATGAGAAAGGTGGGACTGGTACCTTCGGATTATCCCTGCTATGCAGAATATGATACGAATTATATTACTACTAAGGCGGGCATGTTTCCCGATGTGCTGTTACCTTTTGATGGCACGGTGATACCTGTTCCCGGTCAGATGAGAAGCATCTGGATTGATATTGATCTACGGAACCTGGAGACGGGGAGCCATGAGATAACAATTACAGCAGAAGCGGAAGAGGTAACAACCTGTGCAAACGGCGTGATGATCCATAATCCCTATGCAGTGGAACAGAACTGGAAGCAGACCTTGCAGCTGCAGGTACTTCCGGCGGTCCTACCAGAGCAGAGGCTTCTGCATACAGAGTGGTTTCATGCGGATTGTCTGGCAGACTATTACAATGTTGAAGCTTTTGGCGAGGAGCATTGGCAAATTGTTGAGAACTATATCCGTTTTGCAGGAGAAGAGTGCGGGATTAATCTGCTGCTAACGCCTGTTTTTACACAGCCGCTGGATACAGCAGTGGGAGGGGACCGAACAACCGTCCAGCTGGTGGAGGTGATACGGAAAAAAGGGCAGTACCGATTTGGATTTGATAAGCTGGAGCGGTGGTGTAAGCTATGCAGGAAATATGGGATTGAGAATCTGGAAATCGCTCATTTCTTTACCCAGTGGGGAGCATATGCCACACCAAAGATCATTGCTGAAACAGAGAACGGTAAGGAGCAGATCTTTGGCTGGGAGGTGGAAGCTGTTTCCGCAGAGTACCGGTATTTTCTGGAAAGCTTTGTACCAGCGCTTCTTGGGAAGCTGGCAGATCTCGGATATGAAAAGAATCAGCTGTTTTTCCATATTTCGGATGAGCCTGGGGAAGAACATCTGGAGAGTTATCTGGCTGCCAAAAAACAAGTTACTGATCTGCTAGAGGGATATACCATTGTGGATGCGCTCAGCAGCTACGAATTTTACAAGCAGGGTATCGTCGAGCACCCCATTCCGGCTGATGACCATATCCAGCCATTTATTGACCATGGTGTGGAGGATCTGTGGGTGTATTATTGCTGCGTACAATGCGTGGATGTGCCAAACCGGTTCTATGCGATGCCAAGTGCGAGAAACCGGATTATGGGAGTGCTGATGTACCTGTACCGCATCAAGGGATTCCTGCACTGGGGTTATAATTTTTATAATTCTGCTTTTTCCCTCCGGCATATCGATCCTTATGCGGAAACCCATGCAGGCTTTGCATTTCCTTCCGGAGACCCCTATCTGGTGTATCCGGGAGAGGGAGGCAGTGTAGTTTCCTCCATCAGGAATCAGGTGCAGATGGAAGCTTTTTATGACCTGCGGGCCATGGATTTACTGGAAAGCCTGTCAAACCGGGAAACGGTGGAGTCTTTGATTCTGGAAGGAGAGATGGAAAAAATGACATTTAAATCATACCCCTCCAGCAGCAATTATCTATTTGAGCTGCGCCGGAAGATAAACCGGGAAATTATTAAGAGGATATAG
- a CDS encoding carbohydrate ABC transporter permease has translation MKRKQKEALTGIAYVLPSFILIMVFSLVPIIMNVYFSFTKYNVLQPAQFVGLKNYARMLKDSYIWASLKNTAIFTLITVPVQTMLSLIFAAVIAERFQTRFGNFVKSSLFIPVIASAILVGTLWSILLSPTGVVNHVLGLFGIPHINWLGGKSTSLISICITSIWKNVGYFLVIYYAGIINIPRSLYEAAEVDGASTVQSFIYITLPSLSSVTFLVVTLGTIWSFQVFDLVYTMTGGGPGMSTVTLVLTIYNTAFKEYNMGYASAIALLMFVFVLFISFMQKILLRDSEEEAA, from the coding sequence ATGAAGCGCAAACAAAAAGAGGCTTTAACCGGTATCGCATATGTGCTGCCCAGCTTTATACTGATTATGGTCTTTTCTTTAGTCCCCATTATTATGAATGTTTATTTCAGCTTTACAAAATATAATGTTTTGCAGCCAGCCCAGTTTGTGGGTCTTAAAAATTATGCCAGGATGCTAAAGGATTCTTATATCTGGGCGTCGTTGAAGAATACAGCTATATTTACACTCATCACAGTGCCTGTGCAGACGATGCTTTCGTTGATATTTGCGGCAGTTATTGCAGAGCGGTTCCAAACCAGATTTGGGAATTTTGTTAAGAGTTCGTTGTTCATTCCCGTTATCGCTTCCGCGATCCTGGTTGGTACTTTATGGTCGATTCTGTTAAGTCCCACAGGTGTTGTGAACCATGTGCTGGGTCTTTTCGGTATTCCGCATATCAACTGGCTGGGCGGAAAGTCCACTTCGCTGATCAGCATCTGCATTACCAGCATCTGGAAGAATGTAGGATACTTTCTGGTGATTTATTATGCGGGAATCATAAACATTCCACGGAGTCTATATGAAGCGGCTGAGGTAGATGGTGCATCAACCGTACAGAGCTTTATATATATTACACTTCCCAGCCTGTCCAGCGTGACGTTCCTGGTAGTGACTCTGGGTACGATCTGGTCATTTCAGGTATTCGATCTGGTGTATACCATGACAGGCGGTGGTCCTGGTATGAGCACGGTTACATTGGTGCTGACAATTTATAATACGGCATTTAAGGAATATAACATGGGATATGCAAGTGCCATCGCCCTGCTCATGTTTGTATTTGTACTGTTTATATCGTTTATGCAGAAAATTTTATTAAGGGACAGTGAGGAGGAGGCGGCATGA
- a CDS encoding helix-turn-helix domain-containing protein produces MKFNNPTFFKWFKSILLVVAAILLLCSILCGYMLVLLRNNTIQMSGNLTQYIQTNIDSRLFELYKYSSSLELHPANIYLKKLKTAPKTIPAKVYQFSDQMLNYNYSNKLIDSIFIYYPNLHKIVGNLGCYDADSYYALDNLLLLNGYEQWLDTLTMESDSDFAYLQSDSRNQFCYIRKIKNSEELAGYLVFELNADELLNTSLMTENSGDPHSSLGILLDGKLIAYTGNSEELTRLAALLPDTLDAPVVLEEPASLLYARPSSLKNLCYLNVYFHKKNLQPVYITLGICILGIIVCGISGILASVLISRKNIRPLINLLDKIGGTPDKENDEYATIHKRFDQLIKDYSDNTEKVQEQQSLINNFFLKTVLYGDMHSEYAIFNVAKRCNILFENPRYLIAIAEPVSARPQLDEDLLITIHKYWETHHFDVISSFHEGNIVILFNIEETISQNTISKLIKEMKAEVFGEDKWVIALGLDYDGLVNIQYSYAQAVTALHYQIKPESSVICYNNYMENITSPGLSYIDTFENFSKNMIQNDYRAALVLVPAVFDNYFSEEDSSEITKVKFRAIQNLLLNAKQKVKQEIQTSGCSIHTAQILSCTSPAQLREYTQCILKELSTPSQGTKNGTSSIAERAKTIILRDFSDPMLGLYRISAELNISDSYLSTTFKTAFGIGVVQYINSLRIEQAKKLICDTDLSIREIALAVGFSSDASFIRVFKRYELQTPNTLRKNQK; encoded by the coding sequence ATGAAATTTAACAATCCAACATTTTTTAAATGGTTTAAATCAATCTTGCTGGTTGTGGCAGCGATTTTATTGTTGTGTTCTATTCTGTGCGGCTACATGCTCGTTCTGCTCCGGAACAATACCATCCAGATGAGCGGCAATCTGACCCAGTATATCCAGACAAATATTGATTCCCGCCTGTTTGAGCTGTATAAATACTCCTCCTCTCTCGAACTCCATCCTGCCAACATTTATCTTAAGAAATTAAAAACAGCTCCTAAAACCATCCCAGCGAAAGTCTATCAGTTCAGTGATCAGATGTTAAATTATAATTATTCCAATAAATTAATTGACAGTATATTCATCTATTACCCAAATTTGCATAAAATTGTGGGCAATTTAGGCTGCTATGATGCAGACTCTTATTATGCCCTGGATAATCTCCTGTTGTTAAATGGTTATGAACAATGGCTGGACACTCTTACCATGGAATCAGACAGCGACTTTGCCTACCTGCAGTCAGACAGCCGGAACCAGTTCTGTTATATCCGGAAAATTAAAAACTCAGAGGAGCTTGCAGGTTATCTTGTTTTTGAGTTGAATGCAGATGAGCTGCTAAATACTTCCCTTATGACGGAAAACTCCGGCGATCCTCATTCATCTCTTGGTATTTTACTGGATGGCAAGCTGATTGCCTACACCGGAAACAGCGAGGAACTGACCCGGCTTGCCGCATTGCTGCCCGACACACTGGATGCTCCTGTTGTTCTGGAGGAACCCGCCTCCCTGCTGTATGCCAGACCCTCCTCTTTAAAGAATCTGTGTTATTTAAACGTATATTTTCATAAGAAAAACTTACAGCCGGTTTATATCACTCTGGGAATCTGCATCTTGGGCATTATCGTATGCGGAATATCAGGCATCCTTGCTTCTGTACTCATCAGCCGGAAGAATATCAGGCCCCTCATCAACCTGCTGGATAAAATCGGAGGCACTCCGGATAAAGAAAATGATGAATATGCGACCATCCATAAACGATTCGACCAGTTAATCAAAGATTACTCGGACAATACCGAGAAAGTACAGGAACAGCAGTCCCTGATTAATAACTTCTTCTTAAAAACAGTACTTTACGGCGACATGCATAGTGAATATGCTATTTTTAATGTTGCCAAAAGATGCAATATCTTATTTGAGAATCCACGTTATCTGATCGCCATAGCCGAACCCGTTTCCGCAAGGCCTCAGTTGGATGAAGACCTGCTAATAACAATCCACAAATATTGGGAAACACACCATTTTGATGTGATATCTTCCTTCCATGAAGGGAATATTGTGATTCTTTTTAATATTGAGGAAACCATTTCACAGAATACGATTTCAAAGCTTATAAAAGAAATGAAGGCAGAGGTGTTCGGAGAAGACAAATGGGTCATTGCCCTTGGTTTAGATTATGATGGTCTTGTCAATATACAATACAGCTATGCCCAGGCTGTCACGGCTCTGCATTACCAGATAAAACCGGAATCCTCTGTCATCTGTTATAACAACTACATGGAAAATATTACATCACCAGGTTTATCCTATATTGATACTTTTGAAAATTTCTCAAAGAATATGATCCAGAACGATTATAGAGCCGCACTGGTACTGGTACCCGCTGTTTTTGACAACTATTTTTCGGAAGAGGATTCATCAGAAATTACGAAAGTAAAATTCAGGGCGATACAGAATCTTTTACTAAATGCCAAGCAGAAAGTCAAACAGGAGATTCAGACTTCCGGATGCAGTATTCATACAGCTCAGATTCTGTCCTGCACTTCCCCTGCACAGCTGCGCGAGTATACGCAGTGTATTTTAAAAGAACTATCAACTCCTTCACAAGGTACCAAAAATGGCACGTCCAGCATCGCTGAACGCGCCAAAACCATCATTCTAAGGGATTTTTCTGATCCGATGCTGGGGCTTTACCGGATTTCGGCAGAACTGAATATCAGTGACTCTTATCTGTCTACTACCTTCAAAACCGCCTTTGGTATCGGTGTGGTACAGTATATCAATTCCCTGCGGATCGAACAGGCCAAAAAATTAATCTGCGACACAGATTTAAGTATCCGAGAGATCGCATTAGCCGTAGGATTTTCCAGTGATGCATCCTTTATCAGAGTATTCAAACGCTACGAACTGCAGACGCCGAATACTCTGAGAAAGAACCAGAAATAA
- a CDS encoding ABC transporter substrate-binding protein, which produces MKAKKVLGVLLVTAMTSISLLGCGKGENGETSAAASSVSSDADSTKGADKGEKANLLLWMPPFGTGDSLDKEFWTKTLEPWAEENNVKLSIEITPWGNYEEKYLTGFSSGEGPDVGYMYLEMFNDFIEMGTLADVDSYFTQEEKDNYLYFDQGNMKGGQYAIPFIVGNARIPYFNMDILKAAGITELPKTWDELTQVLVQVKEANLGNVIPFAQEWADPAIGALNNIYYPYLWQAGGDIYNKDGSKVALMDNGAAVEAAQFLYDLKFKYGVLTDESLALSGDDVRTQFCEDRIAVASMDAKSAGVLTDAGINWSFIPSFEKETKATWVASDALIVSNVCKNKELAVKLIKYMTSAPVMSSFHKEIAGFPPITKDEEYNDNPVFKDMYETQNEYLHTLPVANGSFKVMDTLYKNLQLMMLGDLTPEEAIQKTVEYSESIN; this is translated from the coding sequence ATGAAAGCAAAAAAAGTATTGGGTGTATTGTTGGTTACGGCAATGACGAGTATTTCTCTATTGGGGTGCGGAAAAGGAGAAAATGGAGAGACAAGTGCAGCGGCTAGCAGTGTGAGCAGTGATGCAGACAGCACAAAAGGAGCTGATAAAGGGGAGAAGGCTAATCTTCTGTTATGGATGCCTCCATTTGGAACAGGAGATTCCCTGGATAAGGAATTCTGGACTAAGACATTAGAGCCGTGGGCGGAAGAGAACAATGTGAAACTTTCGATTGAAATTACGCCTTGGGGAAATTATGAAGAAAAGTATCTGACAGGCTTCTCCTCTGGCGAAGGCCCGGATGTAGGCTATATGTATCTGGAGATGTTCAATGATTTTATTGAGATGGGGACGCTGGCAGATGTAGATAGTTATTTTACTCAGGAAGAGAAGGATAATTATCTCTACTTCGATCAGGGGAATATGAAAGGTGGACAGTATGCAATTCCATTTATTGTAGGGAATGCGAGAATTCCATATTTTAACATGGACATTTTGAAGGCAGCAGGAATAACAGAGCTGCCGAAGACATGGGATGAACTGACCCAGGTTCTGGTGCAGGTGAAAGAAGCCAATCTGGGAAATGTAATACCGTTTGCACAGGAATGGGCGGATCCGGCAATCGGGGCATTAAATAATATCTATTATCCATATTTATGGCAGGCCGGCGGGGATATCTATAATAAAGACGGCAGTAAGGTTGCACTGATGGACAATGGAGCAGCTGTGGAGGCGGCGCAGTTCCTTTATGATTTGAAATTCAAATATGGTGTGCTTACAGATGAAAGTTTGGCGTTGTCCGGAGATGATGTGAGAACCCAGTTTTGTGAAGACCGTATAGCAGTAGCTTCTATGGATGCAAAATCAGCAGGTGTATTAACTGATGCTGGCATCAACTGGTCATTTATCCCTAGTTTTGAGAAAGAGACAAAGGCTACATGGGTAGCATCCGATGCACTGATTGTAAGCAATGTATGTAAAAATAAAGAATTAGCAGTGAAACTTATTAAGTACATGACGTCTGCACCGGTGATGTCAAGCTTCCATAAAGAGATTGCCGGGTTCCCTCCGATTACTAAGGATGAGGAATATAATGATAACCCAGTGTTTAAGGACATGTATGAGACTCAGAATGAATATTTACATACCCTGCCTGTTGCAAATGGTTCCTTTAAAGTCATGGATACTTTATACAAGAATTTACAGCTGATGATGTTAGGAGATTTAACGCCGGAAGAGGCGATTCAGAAAACAGTAGAATATTCAGAAAGTATTAATTAG